In Deefgea piscis, the DNA window GGCAGGCACAACTCAATGAAATGGCGGCATTGCAAGCGGTAACGGTGATTCCGGGGCATATGCAAGCGGGTAGTTTGCTCGATGCCAGTCAAATTAAATATACCCAACAGTATTTGCAGCGTTTTGAAACCAATGCGGCCAGTGCCAAAAATAGCGGCGAGCTGATTCGCAGTATGCAAACTGCTTACCCACAAGCCGGTATGGGGCTGGCGCTAGAAATTGGTGCCAAAGTGAATCAAGGAGAAATGAAATGGTAAAACGTTTAGATTATTATTTTGATCCACTGTGTGGCTGGTGCTACGCCGCAGCGCCCTTATTGCAGGCGCTGGCAGAACAATCTCCTGAGATTGAAATCGTGCTCCACGCTGGTGGCATGATGAGTGGCGAGCGCCGCCAGTACGTGACACCGGCATTGCGCGATTATGTGATGCCGCATGATCAGCGCATCGCCGCTTTAAGCGGGCAAGTTTTTTCGCCAGCGTATTTCGATGGTTTGCTGCGTAATTCGCAAGCGGTGTTTGATTCCACACCGCCGACCTTGGCGATTTTTGCCGCCGCAGCGCTTGGTGGATCGGCACTGAAAATGTTAGAAAAAATCCAGCAAGCGCATTATCAGCAAGGGCGGCAAATTGCGGATTTCGCGGTATTGTTGGATCTGGCGGCGGAGCTGGATTTCACTCGCCCAGCATTTGAGCAAGCGATGCAGCATGAAGCCACAACGATCGCCGCGCATTTTGCCCAAACCCAGCAAGACATGGCGCAGCACGATTTACGTGGTTTTCCATCTTTGCGTTTTGCGGAAGGGGCCGCCATTAATTTAGGTCCATTTTTAGCTCAACCCGATGCTTTTGTGGCTTGGATACGGCAGCAAACGCCAGTCTCTTTGCTCACCGATGACGCTGCGTTTTGTAGCCCACAAGGTTGTGAACCAAAGGGGATTTAGCGACTCATAAAGCATGGGGGCGGTGCCGCAGAGATTTAAATCGCAGATTGCGGCAGCGTGATGACCGCGATCTGCCGCCTTCTGTTATCCTCGATTTTTTGTC includes these proteins:
- a CDS encoding DsbA family protein encodes the protein MVKRLDYYFDPLCGWCYAAAPLLQALAEQSPEIEIVLHAGGMMSGERRQYVTPALRDYVMPHDQRIAALSGQVFSPAYFDGLLRNSQAVFDSTPPTLAIFAAAALGGSALKMLEKIQQAHYQQGRQIADFAVLLDLAAELDFTRPAFEQAMQHEATTIAAHFAQTQQDMAQHDLRGFPSLRFAEGAAINLGPFLAQPDAFVAWIRQQTPVSLLTDDAAFCSPQGCEPKGI